A stretch of the Erinaceus europaeus chromosome 23, mEriEur2.1, whole genome shotgun sequence genome encodes the following:
- the LOC132535588 gene encoding zinc finger protein 14-like encodes MAVSQDSITWENVTVTFTQEEWVLLNPSEKELYRDVILETFRNLVAIGKLLDHSTKEQCDPQGKKQSYIVNRIPEGEEGHEYGGNFHECGEQNKLFSFVSHLQSPETTQSGEKPCDYKIHNKVLSQSSYPPTLETTPSGERSYESELHGKAFSHSSALLRQERTPNGKKPYECKQCRKAFSYPSQLLSHQRTHSGEKPYECKLCAKVFTTSRYLHKHEKTHSGEKPYLCKQCNKGFSTSGYLHKHERTHSGQKPYECKQCGKAFSYPSHLLIHEKTHGGEKTYACEHCGKAFSTSSYLHKHERTHSGEKLYKCQLCCKQFRQSSDLHKHERTHSGEKPYECDQCSKAFSQSGSLHNHKRTHSGERPYECPQCSKTFIYFSSLQKHKRTHSGEKPYECKQCRKAFSCSSHLLIHERTHSGEKPYACKQCNKAFSQSISLQRHERIHSGEKPYECKQCSKTFSQPGSLQSHKRTHSGEKPYQCKQCRKTFGYSSSLREHERTHCRENPECKQYTKTFNSSSSFWDHEKTQ; translated from the exons ATGGCAGTTTCTCAG GACTCAATAACCTGGGAAAATGTAACTGTGACCTTCACCCAGGAGGAGTGGGTATTACTAAACCCTTCGGAAAAGGAACTCTACAGAGATGTTATATTAGAAACCTTTAGGAACCTAGTCGCAATAG GAAAACTACTGGATCATTCAACCAAAGAGCAGTGTGACCCCCAAGGGAAGAAACAGAG CTATATAGTAAACAGAATACCTGAAGGTGAAGAAGGACATGAATATGGAGGAAATTTTCATGAATGTGGAGAACAGAACAAACTCTTCTCTTTTGTCAGTCACCTTCAGAGCCCCGAAACAACTCAGAGTGGAGAGAAACCTTGTGATTATAAAATCCATAACAAAGTACTTAGTCAGTCCAGTTATCCTCCGACACTTGAAACGACTCCTAGTGGAGAGAGATCCTATGAATCTGAATTGCATGGTAAAGCTTTCAGTCATTCCAGTGCTCTTCTGAGACAGGAAAGAACTCCAAATggaaagaaaccctatgaatgtaaacagtgtaggaaAGCATTCAGCTACCCAAGTCAGCTTCTCAGTCATCAAAGAACACACAGTGGggaaaaaccctatgaatgtaaactatgtgcCAAGGTATTCACTACATCTCGTTATCTTCATAAACACGAGAAAACACACAGCGGAGAGAAACCCTATTTATGTAAGCAGTGCAACAAGGGATTTAGTACATCTGGTTATCTTCATAAACATGAGAGAACGCACAGTGGGCAGAAACCCTATGAGTGTAAACAGTGTGGGAAAGCCTTCAGCTATCCCAGTCATCTTCTCATTCATGAAAAAACACACGGTGGAGAGAAAACCTATGCATGTGAACACTGTGGAAAGGCCTTCAGTACATCCAGTTACCTTCATAAACACGAAAGAacacacagtggagagaaactctATAAGTGTCAACTATGCTGCAAACAATTCAGACAGTCCAGTGATCTTCACAAACATGAAAGAacacacagtggagagaaaccctatgagtgtGATCAGTGCAGTAAGGCTTTTAGTCAATCTGGTTCTCTTCATAATCATAAAAGAACACACAGTGGAGAGCGACCCTATGAATGtccacagtgtagtaaaacattcatttatttcagCTCTCTTCAGAAACATAAAAGAacacacagtggagagaaaccctatgaatgtaaacaatgtaggaaagccttcagttgttccagtcaccTACTCATTCATGAAAGAACGCACAGTGGAGAAAAACCCTATGCATGTAAACAATGCAATAAGGCATTCAGTCAATCTATttctcttcagagacatgaaagaattcacagtggagagaaaccctatgaatgtaaacagtgcaGTAAAACATTCAGCCAACCCGGTTCTCTTCAGAGTCATAagagaactcacagtggagagaaaccctaccaGTGTAAACAATGCAGGAAGACATTCGGCTATTCCAGTTCTCTTCgggaacatgaaagaactcactgtAGAGAGAATCCTGAATGTAAACAATATACGAAAACATTCAACTCTTCCAGTTCTTTTTGGGATCATGAAAAAACTCAGtag